The genomic DNA TCCTGAGGCTGGGGCAGGCGGGTCAGCACATGCTCGGCGAGGGCGATCAGGGCGTCGATGCTGCCGCGGCGTTCGCGGGCGTCGCACTGCAGCAGGGGAGTGTCGGGGTGCAGATCGAGGTGTTTGCGCAGCACCTCGTCGGGGTGGGCGGGGGCGTCCGGGAAGCGGTTGACGGCGACGGCGTACGGCAGTCCCTGCTCCTCGACCATGTCCATGACGGCGAAGGAGTCGCCGAGCCGGCGGGTGTCGACCAGCACGAGGGCGCCGAGGGCGCCACGCGCGATGTCCTCCCAGAGCGGGAAGAACCGTTCCTGGCCGGGCGTGCCGAACATGTAGAGCACCAGGTCGTCGAGGACGGTGAGCCGACCGAAGTCGACGGCGACGGTGGTGGTGGTCTTGTCCGGCAGTCCCGCGGTGTCGTCGAGACGGGTGCTGGACTGGGTCATCGCCTCTTCGGTGTGGAGCGTGGGTATCTCCGACAGCGTACGGATCAGGGTCGTCTTGCCCACGCCGAAGGGACCCGTGACGACGAGCTTCATCAGGGTCTGGTCGGCATGCGGCAGGTAGCCGATGCCGGTGCGGTCAGTGGAGGGAGCGGAGTCCAACGAGCAGCCTCTCGACGAGCGACCGGTCGGTCTCCCCGGCGCTGGGGATCGGCGGTCGGGTGTGCAGATGTCCGGCGGCCGCGAGGTCCGTGGCCAGGAAGACGGTGGCGCTGACCGGAAGGTCCAGGTGGGCCGCGCATTCGACGACGCTGAGGGCGCCCGGTTCGAGCAGCTCGCACAGCCTGCGCTGTTCCGAGCCCGTGTCGTCGGGCAGGGCCGAGTCGGTGCGTACGAGCACGGCAAGCCGGTCGAGTGCGGGGCCGGTGGGCCGGGTCCGGCCACCGGTGACCAGGTAGGCGGGGATCAGACGGCGTCCTGGACCGGGGGTCATGGCCGGGCGGCGGTGTCCGGTCGGCGGGCGGGTGCGTTCATCGCCCGGGTCAGCGCGTTGACCTGCACCTGCATCTGGTACGCGATGTCGCCGAGCTTGGCCCCCGGTTCCGCGAACAGGGCGAGTGTGGTGTTCTTCCCCGCCGGGACGACGATGGCGAAGCCCTGGTCGGACTCGACGACCGTCTGGGCCAGCTGCGGCGCCTCGACGTCGGTGAACGCGGTCGTGAAGGCCCGGGCCGCGGCGTGCAGGGTTGCGGTCATGGCGGCGACGCGTTCGCCGGAGGCGCGATCCAGGCCGGATGAGGCCCCTTCGACGAGGCCGTCGCCGGTGGCGACCACGGCGTGCTGCACTCCGGGCAGTTCCAGCAGCGGGGTCAGCACCCATGCGAGGTCACCGGTGGTGGGGGTAGGGGCGCTCACGTCTCGTCGTCTCCTTGGTCGTTCCGGTCGTCCTGGCCGTCTTCGTTGTCGTGGTGTTCCGCTTCCGGTGGGGCGGCGGGGGCGCTGCGGCCGCTGAGGGTGCCCTGCTGGAGAGCCGCCCACGACGACTCGGCCTGTTCGGGGGTGCGGGGCGGCGGTGGGGCGGCCGGGGTCACGGCGGGGGCGGGCGCGGACCGGGCGGGTGCCGGACGGGGTACGCGACGGCGCCGGCTGGGCAGTCCGTTGCGTTGCTCGGCTGCGGGTTCGGGCTCGGCGGCGGCCTCCGGCTCGGCGGCGGCGGTGCCCGCGGTGTGCGCGTGCACCGGCTTCGGGACGAG from Streptomyces sp. NBC_01707 includes the following:
- a CDS encoding roadblock/LC7 domain-containing protein, with protein sequence MSAPTPTTGDLAWVLTPLLELPGVQHAVVATGDGLVEGASSGLDRASGERVAAMTATLHAAARAFTTAFTDVEAPQLAQTVVESDQGFAIVVPAGKNTTLALFAEPGAKLGDIAYQMQVQVNALTRAMNAPARRPDTAARP
- a CDS encoding ATP/GTP-binding protein, whose protein sequence is MDSAPSTDRTGIGYLPHADQTLMKLVVTGPFGVGKTTLIRTLSEIPTLHTEEAMTQSSTRLDDTAGLPDKTTTTVAVDFGRLTVLDDLVLYMFGTPGQERFFPLWEDIARGALGALVLVDTRRLGDSFAVMDMVEEQGLPYAVAVNRFPDAPAHPDEVLRKHLDLHPDTPLLQCDARERRGSIDALIALAEHVLTRLPQPQDPS
- a CDS encoding DUF742 domain-containing protein, which produces MTPGPGRRLIPAYLVTGGRTRPTGPALDRLAVLVRTDSALPDDTGSEQRRLCELLEPGALSVVECAAHLDLPVSATVFLATDLAAAGHLHTRPPIPSAGETDRSLVERLLVGLRSLH